The Gossypium hirsutum isolate 1008001.06 chromosome D02, Gossypium_hirsutum_v2.1, whole genome shotgun sequence region ATGTGTAGTAAAGATGCTTATATAGTCCAAGACCTTTCTTTAGAACACTTGGCTTGAAATCAAACAATTAAGGGTTGCTCTATACCACTTGTCACGAGGCTATTATTCTCTTCCCAAAAAAATGTCTAATATGATATGCAATTCACCTACTTCAtccataaataaaataattaatagataAACAAAAAAAGGTTAgggtatattatatttttaaaatttatattttttttattattttgaatgatgtttagttaatttctaacactgacttcttaaaaataaaaaaagggttatGTTGGACAATTtcaatcataaataaaataattaataaatgtgAAAGTTCTCTGTTTGATTAGAAAGTTTGGGGATAAAtttgatagaatttataaatataaagagttaaatttattaattttttagaatcaaaatcaaaatgatagaatatataagtattaaggactaaatgtgttattaatcCAATCTTAATGCCCAAATATATATACCTTTACACTTTCTCATTTAATTTAAGCAAAAACACAAATCTTGGTGCACAAGTAAACCAAGCCAAATCaagaaaacctaaaaataaaCAACCTGCTAAAAATTAGCTAGGTGCTAACAAAACCAGCACCAAAGCATTCAAACAGATCATTAAACCAGCTTTGAACTTCCGATTAATTTAATTACACATCATGATCTTCATCTTCTTTACATTCTTGTCCTGCATAATCACAGGCTTGGTAGAACTGTAAATGAAATCCATCGATTTAAACCTCCTCTTCCTCGGCTGAAGATGCTCCTCTTCTTCATCCTCCAATGGAAGATATCGATCCCACGGACTGCTTTCATCGGTTTTTGCTTTCGTCTTCTTCGACCCTTTGTCACCATTGATGTATTGTTTACAAAGCTGCATCAGCTGGCAAGCTACGTCCATCTCTATCTCTGAGAAACCGGTGGTGGTTCTTCTGCGTTTACATGAAGAAGTTGGTTTCACCATTGTTGTTTGTATTATGTTCCGTGTATACAACGAAGGAGACTTGGTCTATATATATAGTTGAGTGTAAACCgacttaaattaaattttctcatAGCCGGCAGGCATTGCTGATGTAATTTGTCTACGCGTACGGAAAATACTGGataatattttagaataaaacttTAACTGCAAGTCATTGATTGGGTGTAGTTTTTTCaagaataataaatttacatgggataatcacaaatttagtccctaatatttACCCTTTTTTCTATTGTGACCTTAGCTGAGTTatctgttaaaattttaacaatattaacatgACAGTCTATGTGTATTTCATTGTTGATgtggataattttttaaaaaatatattatttttatttttatttttatttttttgaatttttataaagtaCGCGCAAGTTACCATGTCactactattaaaaatttaatgaccCAATCAATTTTTTCacgtaaaaaaattatttaaaatttgaaagttttcataaaaaaactcagactaaaagaattttattatttatataaaaaataaatatgtctAAATCATATAAGTATTTGTGTTTAATGGTATGAAAAATACTGCCAGCTTTGATTATTTGGGTTTTTTAAGGGTGAGTTTAGATGGGTGGTGCGTTTACCTatgattagtgtaaaaacagtggtgacggtgagattagatattgtagcgtgagacaaaaagtaagttaaacacACTGCGTTGCACTTTACTGCTCATCCAAACTCACTCtaagttaattaaattgaaaGTGACTgaaattcagattttggaggcTGAGCTATTTTATGGGCTTCTCTAGCAAAAGGGCCGACCAAAAGTAGAAGTATATAATAATTAGTATAATATCAATTAGGTTCTTTCATTTATCTAGTTTTTAATTTAAGCTTTAAATGTCGGTTTAGATATGAGGTGAAGCATTTTTCAAAACACGtgaataaaattgtaaatatatgtGTACTTATTGTACAAACAACTTGGATTTAACTTGTTAAAAGAAACTAACAgcattattaaaatttaagaagattatttcttcttcctttttaattcatGTTTACAATTTGACCCACACCATATTTGAGTTAAAATTTAACACTCAAGCTAATGGCAATTCTGATAGAAAAACCTAATTATATTATGCTAATACtttaatgactaaattagaaACGTTTTAAAATATACGAATCAATTTAGAATATAGAACACAATGCGGAGATGTTTGCCAGATTTAACCCTACTAATTTGGCATCCAAAAGACCTCAAGTTTATgtaaatttcattatatatattatcatgtaaTTTGAGAAATCTACCAAATATTGGTGCATACACACAAAAAGTTTCACAAACACAAATGTATCTCAATGATTAGCATGATCCAATCCgatacaaataataaaaaagattatgataaaaaaaaaaacatacattcaAACAATGAGTGGTCCAGGTTGAGATTGGGCAGCCATGGCCATCTCGAATTGCCTCAAAGAAATAGAAGGGAAAGCAATGAAGTTATGGTCAAGTGAACTGAAATCTTGCCAACCCTTAAAAGGGCTGTTGTTGGTTGTGGTGGTGCCATCCAATCCTATGTGTGTAACATGTTTCACATCTGTCGGATTCCCAATTTCCATCTCGGTTGTCAATTCCTCTATGTCTTTGTAAACTGTGAAACCCCCAATGGGTGCTTGCTTCATTTAGTAATTTTGAAGGAAATTGTATATGGCATGAACACAATGTGCTAATTTCAATCAAGAGTATTTGCATATGGGCATTAATCCATGTAAAATTGGGATTTTTGAAATTAGGCTTAATTGTAAAATTGACCCTCAAACTATATTATTTTTCCTACTCAAGTTCTTAAAGTTCGTTTGGTTAAAAGTGATGCATAAGTTATTGATTTCAtctcattttacaaaaaaaaaaaaaagtatacaaCGTCCTTTAAGAACTTGTCATGTATCATGTTCTTATTGGTTAGTATCGTGTTTTGGGgtaaataagaaaaaattaataatttatatatcatTTTAACCCTGAAAAAAACTTCTAAGTATCTAAATAGGAAAAACAGAATAGTTTGAATTTTGCATTTAAgccaaaaaattaaaatcacatTAATAACACTAGCAATGAACTtttgttaaatttcaatattatttcattttaatattcaaCAAATATTCAAATTCTGATTCAGGCCAAATAATAACAGTGCTTTTTAAATCGGATATATAGAATGACTCTTGAAATTAAAAACATATCAACTAAAATCTTCCGAAAAAGTACAAGGACTGAAAGCAGAAATAGATcataaataataacctaaaatatataaagaaaaaactttgaaaataagcATTCCCCATGCCATACCAAATACTCACATCTGGTATGTTTGAAAATATGGGATCAatcaaaatttgagattttataaaaggtttttttgtgtgtgtgtgaaaTTATCAAAACAAGAAAATCCAagcaaagtgaaaaaaaaaaaaagaagacattGATCATCAAACTTACCAAATAACTGAGAGAAGCTTCTTACAGTAATTCGAACCAATCTATGTATCCCATTCGATATGTTGGGCTTTGAAAGAGCCAACCAACCAAATGAATTCTTTGTTCTTCCCTTTGATGAACACTCTTCTCCTACAACTTGTTTAccttaattcaaaacatatatatatgtatatatcagaCAAAACCCTAAACCTGAGCAGAAAAAATGATCAGACAGAAACGAAGAGACATGATCATACTTGTTAGATTTTGATAGTTGGGTTCTGGTTTTTGTTTCCTTGGAGGACTTTTGCCAACTGCAACACTTGCCTGAGAAGAACAACCAGTTGTGAAAGGAAGAACAAGCCTTTCCATTCTctctttcatgttttttttttccttcctttagaAAAAGCAATCGATTTATCaccaaaatgttttttttttttgggggggggggtagGGGGTAGGGGTTGGTAATTGATTTGTCACCAATATGAATGAATGAGAAGAAgcaaatggaaatggaaatgttgggtcagtttatattttggttaggCCTTGGCTTTATCATCAAGATAGAATGATTTTAGCATCTGAAAAATGAGAACATGGGcaatgattttatatatatggttGGTCTTAATTTCGGTTATTTTATATCATACAAGAGATTGTAGCCATTTCATAAATTGGGTTGGAAATTAAAAAATTGCGTCGGTGacttaaaatttgttaaattgatcGTCAAATATGttgttcttaaaaaattaatttcttctTCTTTAGTGTTGAAACAAATTGGATCAGAACGAGAAAAAGTTGTCAAGTTCTAAAATCAAAATGTACCCAAAAAAGAGTTCCAGACTAAATTTAAAAAGCTATAAAATTCGGggactaaatattaatttatcacaGCCTTTTATGTTCAAATAAGTTAACTATGCACTTGTCATCACATGGAGAGAGAGTGGGTAGGGTTGGGGTTTGGTACATAGTTAGCTAAACAGTGCAACTCAACCTAATTTTCTTTTTTGCTGATTAAGTCTACTAGAAACACTTGTATTCATTATAATTCCTCTAAATATATTGGTGAATGGTgggctcaaaaaaaaaaaagtatttgttGTTCTTCTCTTGTATTTGAAGCCACtattaattgattattttcatgcaatcaattcatccattctcccttttttgtttttttttctttgatatatatatacacattcatcaTCAACCTTGAAAATAGACAAACTTAATAGGCATAATAGCATCAATCATAGAGTGAATCTCAAGTGACTTCACCATCAAATTCAATGATAGTCTCAAGTATTCCTTagtttcaaaaaagaaatttatgtcTAAAAGAGTACTTGAATGTTGTTAGATAGCCAACTATAACCCCAAATTTAATTAAGGAATGATTGTTTGGATCAACATTaacaatttctttttattatttaagtattaGTGAATTACTTGACCTTccgtataaaattattattttttatattcgaGTCTAGTCTGATCTATTACCGATTATAATTATAATGTTATTTCATGAATTatgtaaatatattaattatttaacattatcttaattaaaatgattatatattattttttttacaaagtaacaaataattataaaaatcaatttaaacccGTAATAAatctctaaaaatatttaaacattttgagATTTTAACTCAAGACAAACCGTAGTTTCTAGccataattttaccattacaattaaaattttatttatttttatataaaattgtccATAATTTTTTTCACATGGTGAGTGttgttaatatattttgaaaacaaatttagATATATTACtgaaaatcaatttattttccaTAAAAGCTTTGGAGTATTATTAGTATAGGTCTAGATTTATATGGTGGCCCAAATATGAATTGGGCTTAATTGAAACCTACGAAAGGCTTGATCTAGTAGTTAAAAGTGATTAAACCATTTTTATTAAAAGCTTAATTAAACGGGAGATACTTAAACTATTAGGTTTGTTTGAGTTaggtatttatattatttttttatcgatTCGAGTACCTAAACTTTGAATTACTTATTGAAATAAGTACATGCTGTTAGTatcgttaaaaaaaaaaaactctagccAATAGTTTCATCCCACGTTATTATTAGCAATAGAGTCCTACTTGTTATATTTGAAAttgacaatttattgaaataaaacctTTGGGTTAGGTTAATATTGTGAAATTATTCAAGCCCATCAATGGATATTTTTAAGGATTGGATCGGATCAGATCAATCTTACCAAATTCTTTCGATTAAGGATGTTTGATCGAGACAAAACTTGAGGACTTATCTTCCAACAATCCTCTTTACTTTAGTTGTTATTGTTATATTGGATTTAACTATTTTACTTGTTGTTCAAAGGGGATTGTAGTTGATCTTTAGTATGTGAGTAAGTCTTagaaaacttttatatatttgagGTACTTGTATAGATTTTTGTATTGAATTTTTTAGAGCACTTACCAGTTCAGAGAGGAATGTTATTGTGAGAGTGCAAATGAGATAGTAAAACCTATTGTTGCCTTGATGGTGGTTTTACAAACTATGTGCTCGGGGGGAGAATTTGATGGTGAGAAATCTAGCCTTTGAGTATAACATTGAGGTTAATTAGACTAGGGTGTGATAGAACTAGGATTACTTGTTGTATTGAGTTAAAATATAGTAAATTCATCTCATTGAGCTAGATTGTGTAGACGTAGGAAACCGAATTGATAAACAATTTCTTATTAGCTTTTTTTTTATCACAATGTTATAGAAATACCCAGTTTCACTGTCACTTCCATTCATACTTTATTGCTTAAGATATTAACAATTAATTTACGTTAACATATTCAGCAGATCACAAATAATAAGTTTTCTAAACattaatcttattataggttcttatcatatatgttattttttatacaatacttaaaactacccatagcccctctccaacccttaaataggaggataatgcgcttcaacacaTTTAAATCTATGCCCTTCTGACAACAACCTAAATGATAAATCTATTTCCATAGAAGATTTTTTTGTGTGTAATTAAAGTTAAGTGTCATTTGGTTGTTTCCCACCCAATGGAACATGATTAATGGGATTTTAGTATATCTTATaaagtattaattaaaatttataataaaatcacAAGAATATGTTTGGTTGATTAAACATTTGCTTAGAGTAATTTATATTGCAATATGTATCACCAACCATttcttttacaaaaattatttattatttttaagtttaaaaattaaataaagtacaTCTCAATAATGGAATATTATTATTAACTGTCCATTtttagcaaaaaaagaaaaagacactATTCTAATTAAAGAAACAAACAGACACTATTCACGTGTCACGCTGGTGATATAAGTGGTGGAAGGTCAGTGTCATTTGACAATtactcatttttatattattttattattttttgttataattatttaatattaatattaatattaatatcaattttattatataaatattttttatttaacacattcatattttatatttcacaTTTCGATAAGTATTGTTATCAATACAGGAGGATGTGAATTCGAATGCActaaaacgcattatcctccaATTTATGGGTTGATAAGAAATTATGAGTAATTTcagatattatataaaaaaaacaaatatgatcaaaatctataatcagataattattataaaaaagataatactttttcattaatttgataatgtcCAATCATTTTGATTGCCTTTCGAATTTTATTTTACCTTTATCAACAACCattattgatttaaaattttcgaAAATAACATTATTGAaacatttgaaaataatattattaaaaatgacAGTTTAGATTGAATAGTTTGTAGATTAATATGTTCTCGGAGGATGTAGATTAacgatatatttatgtttaaaattttaatttggattttaattatttttttattttttatgtcttATAAAAAGTAGGGTCAATTGTATCAAATGGAGCGAGCTGAGATAGATTGTTCTCAAATCCACCACTGCTCCACAATTGGAACACTTCACTTCACTTCACCACTTGCCCTACGTCATTACAGATGTGTAACCTTACCACTTCTATATATGTTACATATATCTCACTCCATCCcacatcaatttaatttttgttaattatttctaaaatttttaaattttttataagacAATTAAgagtaacttttttttttaaatctaaacaTAAAAGCCTTTTTTATAATGCATTTGtacatttttatcatttgaatggttatacatattatattatacgagtaaaatgataattttatatagtAAAGAGCAAATAATTATTATAACTGCTTCGTGCCAATTAtccaccaaaaaaaattatccaatttgCCATACCTTGCAACTATACTtcatagaaaaatttattctatttAAAATTAAACGATTCAAAATCTATGAAACGAATCATTTTCTATCGTCCTCAAATatataatacttaaaaaaaaaggtGGCTTTTAATTTTCATACAAGAAGAAACAAGCCACACTGCGTGAACTTGTTGACAAAACGATAGCCTCTATCTTCTTCACTTTGACTAGGTGAAGTTCCATTTTGTCAAAACCTAATAAAGTTTTTTATATAATGATTAAAAGGTATAATCAGGATTgtactttttattaattaaatttatttttggttgcaccaaaattaattaaagcataaatttaatataaacacaaaattgaaatttatttatagCAACTTAAATTTTTAGAGTtacttaatttataaataaatttaaagataaaattttaactGTAATGTAATTAACGTGAATCACTCTTAAACAATAAATATTCTTACCATCAAATCAAACCAACACCAATGAGATTTTTAAAGATTGAAAATGAAGAATGATATTTAAAAgggaagaaaaaaacaaatttactTGCAATAACCTTGAGAAACATCATCCACAAAAGCTTTAAGGTTCATATCCATGGACCCACCTTCCATGGCGGCTTCCCTGGCTAACCCTTTCCATTTCTCTACATTTTTCTTCACTTCCATCCCTTTCTCATCATCCCCCATCACCACATCCAAGCACCTAACGATCTCATCACGTTCCACGATCCCTTCTTCATTAGTGCTCACTCTCACCCCAGTGCCCCACACATCTTCAATTAGCTTCGCACTAGTCCCTTGATCCGTCCACTGAGGAAAAGCTACCATCGGTACACCGGCAACCAAGCTCTCTAACGTCGAGTTCCACCCACAATGCGTCACGAAGCAACCCAACGACGGATGAGACAACACTTCTACTTGCGAACACCATGGAACCACCATTCCAAATTGTTCCAATTCTTCCCTGCAAGTTAACTtatcttcttctttctcttcttcgCCTCTATCTTTCCGGTTCCTCATCACCCATAAAAACGGTCGCCGGCTGGATATTAAAGCTCGAGCGATTTCCTCCACTTGTTGCTTCTTCAACGCCGCGATACTCCCGAAGGAAACGTAAACGACGGCCGATTTTGGTTTGGAGTCTAACCATTGGATGTAATCTTTTGAATCGGATTGAAAAAGATCGACTCTTAAGGAATTATCTAATGCGTCTTTTGAGTTAAAGAATGAAGATGGGACTAAAGGTCCAATACCAACTGTCTTGAACTTTTCAATGGCGTTTAATGCTTCGTGTTCCAAAGCATCGAAGGTGTTAATAAGGATTTTAGCGTTGGGTTCTTCTGCGAGGACGTCCATTTGTTCTTGGAACAACGACAGTGCCGATTGGTAAACGTTCGAAGCGATAACGAACGATGGAAGGTCGCGGGGGAAGAGTGGCGGTAGACCTGGTAATTTTATCGAACACTTGGGGTTTGTTTCATCAGCTTGAGCTTTAATGGCGGATTCGTATCCGTTGAAGTAAAAATAATAGATGTCGAAAACGGTGGCGGGTTGAATCCAGAGTAAAGCTGACGGGATGTGATGTTTACGCGCCACCTCCGCAGCCCAATGAAGGCATAAAGAGTAGACAATGCAAGTAATGGGTTTACCTTCGTTTTCACTGCTTGTTATATACTCAGAGATGGCATCTTTGCCTCGTCGCTTGAATTCAGACAAGTAATGGTCTGTGTCATCGCCGGGTTTAATTCCGTCGTCGTAGCCATCTGAAAAAGGTAAAAACGATAGGCCTTCAGCGGTGGGGACTTTGGTCATGCGGCGGCTGGCGGAGATGCTGGTGATGTAAGTTACACGTACGCCGATACGAATAAGATGCTTGGCGAATTGTAAGGTCGGGTTTATGTGGCCTTGTGCAGGATAGGTCACTACGATGAAATGAGGTTGTGGCATGATGGTGACGGCGGCGCGTGGGTAGTGAATTATCCTTTCTCTTTTTACTAATTTGGAGTAATTCGTGAAGGAAATTAATGGGTTTTTATAGTGATGAGAGGAATTCATAAAAGGTGACGTTTGAGCTGACGAATTTCAAAGATTCCTAAACCTTTTTGGATTTATCTGGTGTTTTTTTAAGGCTTAGGTTGCAGCTTGATGCATGATGCTGTCAGAGACACTTTCAGACTACACGCCTCTTGGGGGTTTGAACTTGATTCACCAATTATAGTTTAGGTTAAACTAAACCCCAACACTAAACTGGTaagtttatatttggttaaactACCTACCAAGTTATCCATCTatgcttaaactttttttttactcactcaatttttaaaactttcgAAATGGTCACTCAATTAATTGAATTCGATATTTTTGATCCATATCCCTTAAGCATTGTTAAATGCCTTATCTTTGTATATCTGGTAGATTAGGTATTTGTAaagttgagggttaatttttgaaaattatgattaaattgacataaaatataaattttgatggttaaatttgttattatactaattttaaaGTATTACCTCAACCTCGTGTTCAAACCCTTAACGGAAATGGacggaaaaataaatttgattagtTAGGTgacaattttgaaagttttaaaagttgagtgaaaaaaaaaagaagcttaaACATATTTGAGTGGCTTGCAATGTAGATTAGCTTCTATATTTTGATTACTCAACTTTtagattttacaaaatggtcactgaactattcgaaagttttcatttaagtaactaaattattcgaaatttataatttaagtcactaggccgttaaatatttttttaagtccGACTAGCAAGCTCCAAGTAGGGGTGATATCAGTTCGGTTTGGTTGAGTTTTTCAAATCTTTTGAATTGTCCATCATAATTCGGTTTGGCTCAGTTCAAtttttccatattaattttttattttgattttttaaatttattttgataaaatgagttttgttttatggcttttgaatattatttgacaaattttcaatattttttttataaatatttctaaaatacaataatcttttaaaaaaatttaaataatttacactattttaaatataaaatatttattttttatatcataaaaaataaaatgacttatatattaaataaaaaacacaatTCAGTTTAGTTTTAGGTAACTGCAATTTTTAAACTTGCATTCCATAAATCATCTAAATACCTTGGTTAGGGTTGGTTTTCGATTTGGTTAGTTTGTTTGCACAACCTTAGCTCTAAGCGACTATTCGACGATTGATACAGTGAATCAGTACACATTGATAAGTAAAAGAACATACTTTAAATCTAAATTGATCTAACGGTTAGTGTCAGAGAtcgaagaagaaagttgtttagattttaatttgtaaatttgtgacgttcaaaactatttcatgaaaaaaaaattgaactatagaaaagaagaaaaaagagatcTTTC contains the following coding sequences:
- the LOC107934473 gene encoding CRIB domain-containing protein RIC4, encoding MKERMERLVLPFTTGCSSQASVAVGKSPPRKQKPEPNYQNLTSKQVVGEECSSKGRTKNSFGWLALSKPNISNGIHRLVRITVRSFSQLFVYKDIEELTTEMEIGNPTDVKHVTHIGLDGTTTTNNSPFKGWQDFSSLDHNFIAFPSISLRQFEMAMAAQSQPGPLIV
- the LOC107934474 gene encoding UDP-glycosyltransferase 75C1, which codes for MNSSHHYKNPLISFTNYSKLVKRERIIHYPRAAVTIMPQPHFIVVTYPAQGHINPTLQFAKHLIRIGVRVTYITSISASRRMTKVPTAEGLSFLPFSDGYDDGIKPGDDTDHYLSEFKRRGKDAISEYITSSENEGKPITCIVYSLCLHWAAEVARKHHIPSALLWIQPATVFDIYYFYFNGYESAIKAQADETNPKCSIKLPGLPPLFPRDLPSFVIASNVYQSALSLFQEQMDVLAEEPNAKILINTFDALEHEALNAIEKFKTVGIGPLVPSSFFNSKDALDNSLRVDLFQSDSKDYIQWLDSKPKSAVVYVSFGSIAALKKQQVEEIARALISSRRPFLWVMRNRKDRGEEEKEEDKLTCREELEQFGMVVPWCSQVEVLSHPSLGCFVTHCGWNSTLESLVAGVPMVAFPQWTDQGTSAKLIEDVWGTGVRVSTNEEGIVERDEIVRCLDVVMGDDEKGMEVKKNVEKWKGLAREAAMEGGSMDMNLKAFVDDVSQGYCK